A part of Olleya sp. Bg11-27 genomic DNA contains:
- the ltrA gene encoding group II intron reverse transcriptase/maturase: MNLWNETKSIPISRTMVWEAYKKVRANKGSAGVESISMEQFDAKRSKHLYKLWNRMSSGSYFPPPVKEVEIPKKDGSIRKLGIPTISDRVGQMVVKMYIEPGLEKIFSSNSYGYRPHRNAHQALTSVRENCWKTDWVIDLDIKSFFDTIDHNKLMLAVEKHIPENWVKLYIVRWLVSPVLTKLGEIIKNKGKGTPQGGVISPLLANLFLHYGFDKWLEQTDTTVKFTRYADDVIVHCRSQKHAEHVLEAIRNRMTQIGLELHPKKTKIVYCKDYRRQQNYSVIKFDFLGYSFQPRTSKSKKTKGLFLGFDCAISISSKKRIADKLGELKVHRMTCKSIVGIAHRLNPIIRGWIRYYGKFRISMLHKVFKLLNNRLVRWARKRYKRYKTSIKRAYKWFNRVQEQFPNLFYHWQMGFIK; this comes from the coding sequence ATGAATTTATGGAATGAAACAAAATCAATACCAATAAGCAGAACCATGGTATGGGAAGCTTATAAGAAAGTGCGAGCCAATAAAGGGAGTGCAGGAGTGGAGTCGATAAGCATGGAACAGTTCGATGCTAAACGCAGTAAACACTTGTACAAACTTTGGAATCGGATGTCATCGGGGAGCTATTTTCCGCCACCAGTCAAAGAGGTAGAAATACCAAAGAAGGATGGAAGTATCCGTAAATTAGGAATTCCGACTATAAGTGACCGCGTGGGACAAATGGTGGTTAAGATGTATATAGAACCTGGTTTAGAGAAAATATTCAGTTCCAATTCCTATGGGTATAGACCTCACAGAAATGCACATCAAGCATTAACATCTGTTAGAGAAAACTGCTGGAAAACCGATTGGGTAATAGATTTAGACATTAAAAGTTTCTTTGACACTATCGACCACAACAAACTGATGCTAGCAGTAGAAAAGCACATTCCAGAAAACTGGGTAAAGCTTTATATTGTACGATGGTTAGTAAGCCCTGTTTTAACTAAATTAGGAGAAATCATTAAAAACAAAGGAAAAGGAACACCACAAGGAGGCGTTATAAGCCCGCTTCTGGCAAACCTATTTCTACATTATGGTTTTGACAAATGGCTAGAACAAACCGACACTACCGTGAAATTTACACGTTATGCCGACGATGTAATTGTACACTGTAGAAGTCAAAAACACGCAGAACATGTGCTAGAGGCAATTCGAAACAGAATGACACAAATAGGATTGGAATTACATCCAAAGAAAACCAAAATCGTGTACTGTAAGGATTATCGAAGACAACAAAATTATTCAGTTATTAAATTTGATTTTTTAGGCTACTCTTTTCAGCCTAGAACATCCAAATCTAAGAAGACTAAAGGATTATTTCTAGGCTTTGATTGTGCCATAAGTATAAGTTCCAAGAAGCGTATTGCTGATAAATTAGGAGAATTGAAAGTACATAGAATGACTTGTAAGAGTATTGTAGGCATTGCGCATCGCTTAAACCCTATTATTAGAGGTTGGATACGCTACTACGGTAAATTTAGAATATCTATGCTACACAAGGTTTTCAAATTACTCAACAATCGTTTAGTGAGGTGGGCAAGAAAACGGTATAAGCGCTATAAAACAAGTATAAAACGTGCCTATAAATGGTTTAACAGAGTGCAGGAACAATTTCCTAACTTATTTTATCATTGGCAAATGGGTTTTATCAAGTAA
- a CDS encoding tetratricopeptide repeat protein, translating to MREKLIYILIFSFLFISCDFTSADEYYNRAIELDKQGKYNEAIISLDKAIDKKYKFRPALLNRGFYKSKLEKFEEGIKDYNKILEFDNDNTFALFNIGNNYSSLNDSKNAIAYYSKALQTEGALKSFANSDGGAFVLNTNFDLKRFDSDYSMLDCEIYFERGMEYLEIEQFDKAISDFNKSIKADNAKRDCYFLLGKAFIGKKDSINACENFIKSAKLGDKEAREMLKKHCIKKE from the coding sequence ATGCGAGAAAAACTCATCTACATATTAATATTTTCGTTTTTATTCATCTCTTGTGATTTCACATCCGCAGATGAATATTACAATAGAGCAATAGAACTTGACAAACAAGGAAAATATAACGAAGCTATTATTTCACTTGATAAAGCTATAGACAAAAAATATAAATTTAGACCAGCATTGCTTAATAGAGGATTTTACAAAAGTAAATTAGAAAAATTTGAGGAAGGAATTAAAGATTATAATAAAATTTTAGAATTTGATAACGACAACACGTTCGCTCTTTTTAATATTGGAAATAATTACAGTAGTTTAAATGATAGTAAAAATGCAATTGCTTATTACTCAAAAGCACTTCAAACTGAAGGAGCTCTGAAAAGTTTTGCAAATTCTGATGGTGGAGCTTTTGTTCTTAACACAAATTTCGACTTGAAACGCTTCGATAGTGATTATAGTATGCTAGATTGTGAGATTTATTTCGAGCGTGGAATGGAATATTTAGAAATAGAACAATTTGACAAAGCCATTTCTGATTTTAATAAATCAATTAAAGCAGATAACGCTAAAAGAGATTGTTATTTCTTACTTGGCAAAGCCTTTATCGGAAAAAAGGATTCAATAAATGCTTGTGAAAATTTTATTAAGTCTGCCAAATTAGGAGATAAAGAAGCAAGAGAAATGCTCAAAAAACATTGCATAAAAAAAGAATAA
- a CDS encoding IS1182 family transposase, with the protein MQGTKIYQEKLFNNFQLSRRVPQDNFYRRLSEILDLEFLRNQTKIYYGNCGQKSLDPVVFFKFCLVGYLENITSDRKLVSHCSLRLDILYFLGYDIDEELPWHSTVSRTRQLYPESVFESLFTHVFKMCVDMQMVSGHTQVIDAAPVKANASMDSLELKVPEEDLEAHLRAVRHISNRDKAVPLRSAKVNKAPKSQQELSASRQELQAIKSRNKKWSKDQNHRPGAGNKGSRYTSNKTHYSPTDPDARISVKPGKARKLNYSSQLTVDAAHHVISDIKAYHADGKDSQHLPDIVLQVKRRLWQSGLTIDTCLADTGYSSGENYAFLEQQDITSYIPPHGTFKGGPDEFIYNEKEDHYTCPQGKIIPFKKVFYEKKSNTKKKAYRGSKKLCIDCPIRSACLSKTAQEKSFSVTYYRAEYMRNIVRVDSKKGSYMKGKRQSTVEPIFGTLTQFLGMGKVNTLGIKQANKCMHLSAAAYNLKKYLKYMKNLPESIAGLLAFIKSTKNHLISLRILCFKPLAF; encoded by the coding sequence ATGCAAGGCACAAAAATATATCAAGAGAAATTATTCAACAATTTCCAGTTGAGTCGTCGGGTTCCCCAAGACAATTTTTATAGACGATTATCAGAAATTTTAGACTTAGAGTTTCTACGGAATCAAACAAAAATCTATTACGGAAACTGTGGACAAAAAAGTTTAGATCCCGTGGTGTTTTTCAAATTCTGTTTAGTTGGTTATTTAGAGAATATCACTAGTGATAGAAAACTGGTATCGCATTGCAGTCTTCGACTGGATATTCTTTATTTTCTAGGCTATGATATCGATGAAGAATTACCATGGCATTCCACGGTAAGTAGAACACGTCAACTGTACCCAGAGTCGGTTTTTGAAAGTCTATTTACTCATGTTTTCAAAATGTGCGTAGACATGCAAATGGTAAGCGGCCATACCCAAGTTATAGACGCCGCACCTGTAAAAGCAAACGCCTCTATGGATAGCTTAGAACTTAAAGTGCCAGAAGAAGATTTAGAAGCTCATTTACGCGCAGTACGACATATAAGCAATAGAGATAAAGCAGTACCACTTCGATCAGCAAAAGTTAATAAAGCCCCAAAATCGCAACAAGAATTATCAGCAAGCCGTCAGGAATTACAAGCGATAAAGAGCCGAAACAAAAAATGGTCAAAAGATCAAAACCATCGCCCTGGAGCAGGAAATAAAGGTTCCCGTTATACGAGTAATAAAACGCATTACAGTCCAACCGATCCCGATGCTCGCATAAGTGTAAAACCAGGAAAAGCAAGAAAGCTAAATTATTCAAGTCAACTCACGGTAGATGCCGCACATCATGTAATAAGCGACATCAAGGCGTATCATGCCGATGGCAAAGACAGTCAGCATTTACCTGATATTGTATTACAAGTAAAAAGACGCTTATGGCAATCTGGTCTTACTATAGATACCTGTCTCGCGGATACGGGTTACAGTAGTGGCGAGAATTATGCTTTTTTAGAACAGCAGGATATTACGAGTTACATTCCGCCACACGGCACCTTTAAAGGAGGCCCAGATGAATTTATTTATAATGAAAAAGAAGATCACTACACCTGCCCCCAAGGGAAGATAATCCCCTTTAAAAAGGTGTTTTACGAAAAGAAGAGCAACACCAAAAAGAAGGCCTATAGAGGTTCAAAAAAACTTTGTATAGATTGCCCAATACGAAGCGCTTGCTTAAGCAAAACGGCACAAGAAAAGTCATTTTCCGTAACGTATTACCGCGCAGAATACATGCGGAATATAGTACGAGTTGATAGTAAAAAAGGAAGCTATATGAAAGGAAAACGACAAAGCACGGTAGAGCCTATTTTTGGTACACTAACTCAGTTTTTAGGCATGGGAAAAGTAAATACCCTTGGGATTAAACAAGCTAATAAGTGTATGCATCTATCCGCAGCAGCCTATAATCTTAAAAAGTATTTAAAATATATGAAAAACCTGCCAGAAAGTATAGCGGGACTACTTGCTTTTATTAAAAGCACCAAAAACCACCTAATAAGCCTTCGAATACTATGTTTTAAGCCACTTGCATTTTAG
- a CDS encoding trimeric intracellular cation channel family protein: MFYFIDILGTIAFAISGVLVALNKRMDAFGILIIAFVTAVGGGTLRDILIGETPVGWMKDMTFIYVVILSTIFAVAFRSKIDYLRKSLLLFDTIGIGLYTVVGIEKGISAGLHPIICVFLGTMSACFGGVIRDILCNEIPVIFRKEVYATACILGGATYFLVIKLPIASDFVFVIAGVVVIAIRLIAVKFKVSLPNLYRDN; this comes from the coding sequence ATGTTTTACTTTATTGACATTTTAGGGACCATTGCTTTTGCAATTTCTGGCGTATTAGTTGCGCTTAATAAACGTATGGATGCTTTTGGTATTTTAATTATTGCGTTTGTAACTGCAGTAGGAGGAGGAACGTTGCGTGATATTTTAATTGGAGAAACTCCGGTAGGTTGGATGAAAGACATGACCTTTATCTACGTTGTAATTTTATCAACCATTTTTGCGGTCGCTTTTAGATCTAAAATTGATTATCTGCGAAAGTCTTTATTGTTATTTGATACTATAGGTATTGGATTGTATACGGTTGTTGGTATAGAAAAAGGAATATCTGCAGGTTTACACCCTATAATTTGTGTCTTTTTAGGGACAATGTCTGCTTGTTTTGGAGGGGTTATTAGAGATATTTTGTGTAATGAAATACCAGTAATATTTAGAAAAGAGGTGTACGCTACAGCTTGTATTTTAGGAGGAGCAACCTATTTTTTAGTGATCAAACTTCCTATAGCTTCGGATTTTGTATTTGTAATAGCAGGAGTTGTTGTTATTGCAATTAGATTAATAGCTGTTAAGTTTAAAGTTAGTTTGCCTAACTTATATAGGGACAATTAA
- a CDS encoding OmpA family protein has translation MKRLVLLLTVTLLLCLSQNLQAQDAYSPWTVSLSTNAINNPVRSRPADLGRYKTWHWDPAGFKIALARHLKGKLSFESTITLNGIKQNYIDIDDKFPLISLDGDFKYNLSNSFAVTPYLILGGGYTWLDTIGAGTLNAGVGITIWLTYNFGLTGQSLYKHAFEDYGLQHYQHSVGIIFKFGGTDSDNDGIINTEDQCPNVFGLARFDGCPDRDKDGIPDKDDNCPDMPGLLNGCPDSDKDGFADPYDKCPTIAGDKTNKGCPLADSDADGIPDKFDHCPKIKGVKKNNGCAEVVKKEPIKTVKPMQPVLIYFELSKAEITQDSKKTLDNVAVFINQSTITTYQISGHTDNTSSNQTNLKLSLQRANAVKAYLIDKGVDKNKLNTKGFGEAFPIDTTNTEAGKQKNRRVEIIPLQ, from the coding sequence ATGAAACGATTAGTTTTACTACTAACTGTTACGCTCTTATTGTGCCTATCTCAAAACCTACAAGCACAAGACGCCTATTCCCCTTGGACTGTCAGCTTAAGCACTAATGCCATCAATAATCCTGTTAGATCACGTCCTGCTGATTTAGGTCGCTATAAAACATGGCATTGGGATCCTGCTGGATTTAAAATAGCGTTGGCTAGGCATTTAAAAGGTAAATTATCTTTTGAGTCCACGATAACTTTAAACGGAATTAAACAAAATTATATAGATATTGACGATAAATTCCCGCTAATATCATTAGACGGAGATTTTAAATACAACCTCTCTAACAGCTTTGCTGTAACACCATATTTGATACTGGGTGGTGGTTACACTTGGTTAGATACTATTGGAGCAGGAACCCTAAATGCTGGAGTTGGTATTACTATTTGGTTAACTTATAACTTTGGCTTAACAGGACAAAGTCTTTATAAACATGCTTTTGAAGACTATGGATTACAACATTATCAACACTCGGTTGGTATAATCTTTAAATTTGGAGGTACCGATAGTGATAATGATGGTATTATCAACACAGAAGACCAATGCCCTAATGTCTTTGGATTGGCCCGTTTTGATGGCTGTCCTGATAGAGATAAAGACGGTATTCCTGACAAAGACGATAATTGTCCAGATATGCCAGGTCTCCTTAATGGTTGTCCAGATAGTGATAAAGATGGTTTTGCTGATCCTTATGATAAGTGTCCAACTATTGCAGGAGACAAAACTAATAAAGGATGTCCTTTAGCTGATAGCGATGCTGATGGTATCCCTGACAAATTTGACCACTGTCCAAAAATCAAAGGCGTCAAAAAAAATAATGGATGTGCTGAAGTGGTAAAAAAAGAACCAATAAAAACAGTAAAACCAATGCAACCTGTTCTAATATATTTTGAATTAAGTAAAGCAGAAATTACTCAGGATAGCAAAAAAACATTAGACAACGTTGCTGTATTTATTAACCAATCCACAATAACAACTTACCAGATTTCTGGTCATACAGACAACACCTCTTCTAACCAAACCAATTTAAAATTATCTTTACAGCGTGCCAATGCGGTAAAAGCCTATTTAATTGATAAAGGTGTCGATAAAAACAAACTAAACACTAAAGGTTTTGGAGAAGCCTTCCCTATTGACACAACCAATACCGAAGCTGGAAAACAAAAAAATAGGCGTGTAGAAATCATCCCTTTACAATAA
- a CDS encoding DUF2141 domain-containing protein gives MNTLMTSNRIKRHVLNTLILFILSITCTVAQSEKELKQGQTVTATINNVKNNTGQIVFALHTTDTWMKGQGIQHENMSIENNTATVTFKNVKPGTYAIMVLHDENKNNRMDFENGMPLENYGISNNPMSYGPPQFSEGQFKVTSEDLDFKIRF, from the coding sequence ATGAACACATTAATGACTTCAAACCGAATTAAAAGACATGTATTAAACACTTTAATTTTATTTATACTGAGTATCACATGTACTGTTGCACAGTCAGAGAAAGAATTAAAACAAGGACAGACCGTAACTGCAACTATTAATAATGTAAAAAATAATACTGGACAAATAGTATTTGCTTTACATACAACAGATACTTGGATGAAAGGTCAAGGTATTCAACATGAAAACATGAGCATTGAAAATAACACTGCAACGGTCACTTTTAAAAATGTAAAACCAGGGACGTATGCTATAATGGTATTACATGACGAAAATAAAAACAACCGTATGGATTTTGAAAATGGTATGCCTTTAGAAAACTACGGAATATCCAATAATCCTATGAGTTATGGTCCGCCACAATTTTCTGAAGGCCAATTTAAAGTAACATCAGAGGATTTAGATTTTAAAATCCGGTTCTAA
- a CDS encoding BLUF domain-containing protein, whose product MKCRRIIYTSQSTKQFNKRDLLDLLHDSRAFNTMDNISGVLMHKNGLFLQIIEGKSKDLENLIERLRRDTRHNNLKIIDDQLVEDRIFANWSMGCADFDDPTLSLIPGIRTDLSDPTVIKKLITNLPELVTLLLQNND is encoded by the coding sequence ATGAAATGTCGTAGAATCATTTACACTAGTCAATCTACAAAACAATTTAATAAGCGTGACTTATTAGATCTTTTGCATGATTCCCGTGCTTTTAATACAATGGATAATATCAGCGGTGTTTTAATGCACAAAAATGGGTTATTCCTTCAAATTATTGAAGGCAAGTCTAAAGATCTTGAAAATCTTATTGAGCGTCTTCGCAGAGATACAAGACATAACAACCTAAAGATAATTGATGATCAATTAGTAGAGGATCGCATATTCGCAAACTGGAGTATGGGGTGTGCCGATTTTGACGATCCAACATTAAGTCTTATACCTGGTATCAGAACGGATTTAAGCGACCCTACTGTGATTAAAAAATTAATTACAAACCTACCAGAGCTTGTGACTTTATTACTTCAAAATAACGACTAA
- a CDS encoding Dps family protein translates to MTLNTLGLDTQKTKELAGQLNQLLANFQIYYQNLRGIHWNIRGKNFFDLHVKFEELYTDANLKVDLIAERVLTLGETPLHTFDDYIKSSKVPVGHNVSKDDNAVTLIVTSLTELLKLERHILETAGEANDEGTNAMISDFISEQEKTIWMMNAWLGKSL, encoded by the coding sequence ATGACACTAAATACATTAGGATTAGACACTCAAAAAACTAAAGAATTAGCAGGACAGCTAAATCAATTATTAGCTAATTTTCAAATATATTATCAAAATTTAAGAGGGATTCATTGGAATATTAGAGGTAAAAACTTTTTTGACTTACATGTCAAATTTGAAGAGTTATATACGGATGCTAATCTGAAAGTAGATTTAATAGCAGAGCGTGTATTAACATTAGGCGAAACGCCATTACATACTTTTGATGATTATATCAAATCGTCTAAAGTGCCTGTTGGACATAACGTTTCTAAAGATGACAATGCAGTTACATTAATTGTAACGTCTTTAACAGAATTATTAAAACTAGAACGTCATATTTTAGAAACTGCTGGAGAGGCAAATGATGAAGGCACAAACGCTATGATTAGCGATTTTATCTCTGAGCAAGAAAAAACAATTTGGATGATGAATGCTTGGTTAGGAAAAAGCCTATAA
- a CDS encoding hydrogen peroxide-inducible genes activator, whose amino-acid sequence MTITQLSYVLAVAENQNFTKAAQKCFVTQPTLSMQIQKLEDQLDVLIFDRSKKPIELTEVGKKIVTQARNIVNESYRIQDIVDQEKGFIGGEFRLGIIPTIMPTLLPMFLNNFVKKYPKVKLKIEELTTEEIITRINDGHLDAAIAATPLENETINERVLYFEPFVAYVPQNHRLRDKKTLETSDLEIDDMLLLEDGHCFRDGVINLCKAFKNHNDDKFQLESGSIETLVKLSNEGLGMTLLPYLHTLDLNEKGKQNLHYFAEPSPAREVSLIYHKSELKMQIIEALRDVIAGVVRGAIAFQNVQIISPIQKK is encoded by the coding sequence ATGACTATTACTCAATTATCATATGTTTTGGCTGTTGCAGAAAACCAAAACTTTACTAAAGCTGCACAAAAATGTTTTGTAACGCAGCCTACTTTAAGTATGCAAATTCAAAAATTAGAAGATCAATTGGATGTTTTAATTTTTGACAGAAGTAAAAAGCCAATTGAGTTAACTGAAGTTGGTAAAAAAATAGTAACGCAAGCCAGAAATATTGTAAACGAATCGTATAGAATACAAGATATTGTTGATCAAGAGAAAGGGTTTATTGGAGGTGAATTTAGATTAGGTATTATACCTACAATTATGCCTACATTACTACCTATGTTTTTAAATAACTTTGTAAAAAAGTATCCTAAAGTTAAACTTAAAATTGAAGAGTTAACAACAGAAGAAATCATAACACGTATTAATGATGGCCATTTAGATGCTGCGATTGCTGCAACACCTTTAGAAAATGAAACCATTAACGAACGTGTTTTATATTTTGAACCTTTTGTAGCTTACGTGCCACAAAACCATAGATTAAGAGATAAAAAAACGTTAGAAACGTCTGATTTAGAAATTGATGATATGCTTTTATTAGAAGACGGACATTGTTTTAGAGATGGTGTTATCAATCTTTGTAAAGCGTTTAAAAATCATAACGATGATAAGTTTCAATTAGAAAGCGGAAGTATTGAAACGTTAGTAAAACTATCTAATGAAGGTTTAGGGATGACCTTACTGCCTTACTTACATACTTTAGATTTAAACGAAAAAGGAAAACAGAATCTACATTATTTTGCAGAACCTTCTCCTGCTAGAGAAGTCAGTTTGATATATCACAAAAGCGAACTTAAAATGCAAATCATTGAAGCGTTAAGAGATGTTATCGCAGGTGTTGTTAGAGGTGCTATTGCTTTTCAAAATGTGCAAATCATTAGTCCCATTCAAAAAAAATAG